One window of the Rhipicephalus microplus isolate Deutch F79 chromosome 2, USDA_Rmic, whole genome shotgun sequence genome contains the following:
- the LOC119169189 gene encoding uncharacterized protein LOC119169189 isoform X2 — protein sequence MGWSQLSLGRKAGYAFAALSLVLVFIAFTTPYWLASDPRVYSAQLLQLGLWETCFRSFADPRDLNMEKYYVGCRWIFAYEYNTLRDFIEIPFFVAVQVFFTIGFTLLLLACVLLLAMHICLPSARTLQLLKIVIALLVASAVCNTIAVITFGARGDGRDWMPDPDHNFLSWSFALGVIGAFCTYVAAVLFAVDSRRMARKLNEQEHQQQAFGMNPTHTMGVPPQTRA from the exons ATGGGGTGGTCCCAGCTGTCCCTGGGCCGCAAGGCGGGCTACGCGTTCGCGGCCCTCAGCCTCGTGCTCGTCTTCATCGCGTTCACTACGCCCTACTGGCTCGCCTCGGACCCACGCGTGTACAGCGCGCAGCTCCTGCAGCTCGGCCTGTGGGAGACGTGCTTCCGCAGCTTCGCCGACCCTCGGGACCTGAACATGGAGAAGTACTACGTTGGCTGCCGGTGGATTTTCGCGTACGAGTACAACACGCTGCGGGACTTCATCGAGATCC CCTTCTTTGTGGCCGTGCAAGTCTTCTTCACAATCGGCTtcacgctgctgctgctggcatGTGTCCTACTGCTGGCCATGCACATTTGTCTGCCCTCAGCGAGGACTCTCCAGTTGCTCAAGATTGTTATCGCCCTTCTTGTGGCATCAG CGGTGTGCAACACAATCGCAGTCATAACATTTGGCGCCCGAGGTGACGGCCGTGATTGGATGCCGGACCCTGACCACAACTTTTTGTCCTGGTCCTTCGCCTTGGGTGTGATAGGGGCCTTCTGCACCTATGTTGCAGCTGTGCTGTTCGCTGTGGACAGTCGACGCATGGCACGCAAACTGAATGAACAAGAGCACCAGCAACAAGCCTTTGGCATGAATCCAACACACACCATGGGCGTGCCGCCCCAGACTCGTGCCTGA